The window acagaggtttttttttcccttggcaccaGCCTAGGGActgtttttcctctgcccttcaaaccgcttccCTTCGTTCGACTTTCAACCCAATCTATCTCTGGACGAGCTTGTATTAATGGTTTACTTTAATCAgaggtacgcaaacatcgcagtacccacatcctgcgacacctcactttagtcaaaactaacccttatgcagcgCTGGCAGTATACCTTTTCAGTTGGCCATCACGCCGGTGTGGACATGGAGGGGCTTCACTCTTGAAAAAAAGCTCtacccatttttttttatttatttatttattcatccatagaacAATATACATTGCATAGGTGTTGTCAAATGTTTGTACaatatttcttaaaaaattaaCATGTCTCTTTACAGTATACAGGTATACAGCTCCTATACTTAGTCCTACTTTTTTAATTATGCCAAGTTAAATTTGTTATAGAGTACAATGTTCATGAACCTTAGTCTATAGTTATTTTAAATATTCGTCTTCAGTGTAATAGCTATTATCTAGTAAATATTTTTTAGCCTTTGACTGAAGGTGTGGGGATCATTTACATCTTTTGTTTCTAGTGAtaatctgttgtacaatttaatACTATCATATAATACACTATATTgagtttttgattttttttcttctttttagatGTAAACAGTGTCTGGATTTGGTTCCATGGTCATGAATTGTGCTCCTTGTGGTATACAGATTAATGTTTTTCCTTATATACATTACGTTTTGAAAAATATATTCACATGGAACTGTCAGAATTTCTGACTTTTTAAACAACTCTTTACAGTGTGCCCTGTCATTGCTATTTGTTACTATTCGAACAGCTCTTTTCTGTATCTTGAATATAGCTTGTATGTTTCCAGAATTTACACCTCAAAACATTATCCCATAACTGAGGACTGAATGCATATACCCAGAGTAGgctactttgagggatgaaatattgaACACTGGTGCAAGGATTCGCAGGGCTTAACATGCTGACATTGGCAGAATCTAGCCAGGTTGCCGCAAAAAGGGAATGCTTCCCATAATATACACATCAAACGGACTTCCTCACGACGACAATGTCGACGACGAGTGAGGTTAGTCGTTTTCTTTGTAATTACAGCTATTttagtaacgctcttcttttgtcgttgctgtagtgaccactatAAACAATTAAACATGCTCAAAACGCCTGTCACCACAGTCGCGTGATCGGTTTAGAATCGCACGTTTGATAACTATCGTTTGGAGCCCGCGGATTCGATAggaaaacattcttggaaattacgcaGTGTTATTTTAGAAAACAGAGAAATAGTCTCAACTGTCTGTCATAGCTCCAGTTTCTCacgtacgccggccggagtggccgtgcggctctaggcactacagtctggaaacgagcgaccgctacggtcgcaggtacgaatcctgcctcgggcatggatgtgtgtgatgtccttaagttagttaggtttaattagttctaagctctaggcgactgatgacctcagaagttaagtcgcatagtgaatagaatagaatagaatagaatagaatattcactatgcgacttaacttctgaggtcatcagtcgcctagagcttagaactaattaaacctaactaaccttttaGGCAATTCCCCGGATAAGCTCGCTAACCAGCCAAAAATAGCCACTTAAGTTACCTcgtgtttattctccggttaggcgtatTCTGGCTTCGTATAACGCGTTTTTCACGCTGTTCCGGGAACAGAGCTTAACCGATTGCTAACGGGAGATTGTCTAACCAGCCCGTGGTTTGATAAACTATTTAGGGAATTTTGGCCAGATCTAAGGGAGATATCAAATGCGATAGGGGGAAATTGTGCTTCAGAGTTGGCAAAACTGCATTGAACACTTGACAATTGCAGTCCGTACTGTGTATAGCCGATAGCGCTTGTGAGATGtttgaaattacaaaatgaaaacacTCCTCAAGTTGTCAACGTTTACTTACAAATGTTTGAATCGGCCAGCTTGTGATAAATTGTGTAACTTCTATACAGCATCCAGATATTTCGCTAGTCACTACAATACGCTCAGAGAACCGTGCTTGAGTAGAATCTGTTACAGGTTACCGGTTCTTCATAAACAAATATGCACTACTGCTGCAGTAAACGTGAAACTTTTTGCAGAAGGAGAGAATGCTTACGCTCATACTGTTTTTGAGAGACTTCCAGTGTATTCACAAACTCTAGCTCCTGCCATAATAGAGGTAAAGCATGTATCCGAAGAAAATTTCCAAGAAATCGTTAAAACAGATTGGAGCGACGGTAAAGTGGATGATGTATACGCCGCTTTTGAAACTGTATCTCACTATGTAGCTAGTCATCCACATGAGATTTCAGACGAGTTATTCAGTAACCTATGTGCAGCTGTCGCGGACAAGAGTGAAAAAATGTCTGATGAAAATCTCTTTGGTATTCTTCGATGTTTACGTTTGTGGCCGATGGCAAAGTCAGTAGAAACACCAAACTTTGCTAAAATCTGGCGTTCTGTTGATAAGGAATGTGTAAAAAGAATTAAAACTTGGGATTTGAACACGGTACTTTACGTCTGTGATCACTGGTACAAACTATATTTGGTACGAAAGTCAGATTTTATGTGGTTTGCAAATTTTAAATTGGGTAGAAAGCCAACACGTTTGTTGCCTTATCAACTAATACAGTGCATGTTTTATACAAATGTTTACCGTAGGTGGCATCCAGAATGCATCAAGTACGAATTCGAATATAGTGTTGAGAAGTGCTTCGATGAACTGTCCCTTGACGAGATTGGTGTTTTTGCAATGGGCTTTTTCAAATCGCAAACAAAAATTCGCAGCCATGTCTTGATATCAGAAATACTGGCACGTACAACAAACGAACTCCATAATGTTCATGACATTACACTCGCTGCTATTTTGAAGATAATTAGATACTCCTTAACACCACATCACGCCGACATCTTATACTATTGTCTAGAGAAATTAAAGGATCAGGTGCCCCGTCTTTCACTGTTAAGTCTCGTCCATGTAGCATTAGCAGGTACAAACGTGCAGCTGTTTCACAAGGATCTGATGCGCACTATTTCTCAGCGGTTTTGTGAAGAGGTGAAGACGGCTAGGTTGAAAGACTTGGAGCGGTTCGCCCTATCCCTCACGCAATACGATTACGATCCGCAGACAACTCCGTGTATTTACAAGATAATAGCTGAAGAACTCCACAGTCCAAGCCGACAACGAGAAATTGAGCTGTATCCAAAGTGCCTCGCATGTTGCTTGTACTATCTATCACTGAGAGATACCTATCACTTGGATCTGATTGACAGTGTTCTACAACATGAGTTCATAAAAAATACTTATGGTATGTATACACAGTTTTTTATGTGGTGGTTAAGAACTAGAAAGAAAATCAAAACTACAAAAGAGATTTTTGCACTGAAACGTAGTTTCAGACTTGCACAGCACTTAAAATCTGCATGTTTAAGTAATAATATATCACTTGTAAGAAAATTCCAAAAAGATTTTATTCTCAGAATAGTGTTGATATTGAAGTGCTTTTGAGAAATGTTTACAGGACTGTGTGTACATAAATCATAACTTTCTATTACACAACAGTCTTCCTACACTTCATTCTTCCTCTTTTTCTCTCAGAAGTGAAGTTGTAACATTTGAGCATTGATTTATGTATCAAGAGTGCTTGTTTCACTATAAACATATTTTTTATCCATTCTTTATGCTTTTTGTGTTACATTAACAAATTGAAACAAATTAGTATAGGCCTACCATATGGTTACCTTTTGACCTACTGCAGTTGTATGTAAAATAAACAGTTATGTGCAATGTAATGATACTTATgaatttgtgtatgtgtatgtgtgtgtgtgtgtgtgtgtgtgtgtgagtgacacacacacagatataataTGTTGGTATGAAATCAGTCAAAATATGCAATACAAAATGGAGTATGAAAAATCATATGTGCAAATGTACCTTTATTACTTAAACACAAACTGGACTCTGTTATTGATTAAATTAGAGGTTTgtactttcttcaacattactgataCATCTTTTCCAAAGGCTTGTCATCATTAGTGGGGCCAAATCCAGCACTTCCCATGGGAATGCACTTAGTTGTGTAAAACTTTGTGAGAATCACGTCTACAAAATAGTCCCAATTCTTCCTGGATCTTCCAGCTTCAGTTAAAGAAACAAGTACATAATCCCCTGGCTTATcttcccaaccttgtataaaaacaagtctgccgtgccttatctttccagtctcccaccacctaccAAAGTCCCACCGTCCACCCACAGAGGAGCAGTCCCCCGTAAATCAGTACCAACCAGGACTAGAGCAACtgcattacattctccaccaggattttgactacctctcgtcatgccctgaaatgagaaatgtcctgcccactgtccTTCCCACCCTCCCACAATGAtattctgccgtccaccgaacctacacgtaTACTTGGCCATCCCTATGCAATCCCTGCCCCCAGCCCctcacctcatggctcatatccctataaTAGACCTCGATGCAAGaactgttccatacatcctcctcccatcaccaccaccaccaccaccaccaccaccaccaccaccacctactccagtctggtcacaaacatcacctatcccatcaaaggaaaGACTACcggtaaaaccagtcatgtgatctacaagctgagctacaaccactgtgttgcattctatgtgggcatggaaaccaacaagctgtctgttctcatgaatggccactgacaaactgtggccaagaaacaagcggACCACCCGGTTGCTAAGCACACTGCCAAacgtgacattcttcatttcagtgactgcttcacagcctgtgccatttggatccttcccaccaacaccagctttcctgaattacacatgtgggaactttccctgcaatatatcctacgttcccgtaaaccACCTGGCCTCAAccattgttagtcattgtcctcacccatccagtgtccctttcccattccagcactatacagccctcatCCCACCACTGCACTTAATCTTTTTACGTCTCTCCTTTTCCTATCTCCTCACCTCTCCCCTACCGTCCATTTAATCTCCCGACTGCACATAGCTACCCTACCCTTTCTCCACATTATCCCTGCGTGCTCCCCAGGAGCACtgcactgtccaccacccctaccGTACTTcgcttcccctccccaccccagcctcctccttactcccatccagtcgccactcccatcatgcactggtgctgctgctcgcagtgtggctacagttgcgTGAGACagcagattttgtgtgtgtgtgtgtgtgtgtgtgtgtgtgtgtgtgtgtgtgtgtgtgtgtgtgtgtgttttgtctatttttgacaaaggccttacaggCCGAaagctatctgtgactcagcatctccgctatatggtgattgGCAACTTTATTTTGCATAATGTTATTACTAGAAGTGTTATATGTTCCTTTGCAACCAACT is drawn from Schistocerca gregaria isolate iqSchGreg1 chromosome 3, iqSchGreg1.2, whole genome shotgun sequence and contains these coding sequences:
- the LOC126354998 gene encoding FAST kinase domain-containing protein 5, mitochondrial isoform X1 → MKTLLKLSTFTYKCLNRPACDKLCNFYTASRYFASHYNTLREPCLSRICYRLPVLHKQICTTAAVNVKLFAEGENAYAHTVFERLPVYSQTLAPAIIEVKHVSEENFQEIVKTDWSDGKVDDVYAAFETVSHYVASHPHEISDELFSNLCAAVADKSEKMSDENLFGILRCLRLWPMAKSVETPNFAKIWRSVDKECVKRIKTWDLNTVLYVCDHWYKLYLVRKSDFMWFANFKLGRKPTRLLPYQLIQCMFYTNVYRRWHPECIKYEFEYSVEKCFDELSLDEIGVFAMGFFKSQTKIRSHVLISEILARTTNELHNVHDITLAAILKIIRYSLTPHHADILYYCLEKLKDQVPRLSLLSLVHVALAGTNVQLFHKDLMRTISQRFCEEVKTARLKDLERFALSLTQYDYDPQTTPCIYKIIAEELHSPSRQREIELYPKCLACCLYYLSLRDTYHLDLIDSVLQHEFIKNTYGKNEFAYGRELLCLDVGVELECPDYNGNRLSQKTRSRITKSNTKWTPSRERRSHSQTDKFMLEVMDSLEEILGGPHNLHAVHILPQYERAGTSSSSCETTSNK
- the LOC126354998 gene encoding FAST kinase domain-containing protein 5, mitochondrial isoform X2, translated to MKTLLKLSTFTYKCLNRPACDKLCNFYTASRYFASHYNTLREPCLSRICYRLPVLHKQICTTAAVNVKLFAEGENAYAHTVFERLPVYSQTLAPAIIEVKHVSEENFQEIVKTDWSDGKVDDVYAAFETVSHYVASHPHEISDELFSNLCAAVADKSEKMSDENLFGILRCLRLWPMAKSVETPNFAKIWRSVDKECVKRIKTWDLNTVLYVCDHWYKLYLVRKSDFMWFANFKLGRKPTRLLPYQLIQCMFYTNVYRRWHPECIKYEFEYSVEKCFDELSLDEIGVFAMGFFKSQTKIRSHVLISEILARTTNELHNVHDITLAAILKIIRYSLTPHHADILYYCLEKLKDQVPRLSLLSLVHVALAGTNVQLFHKDLMRTISQRFCEEVKTARLKDLERFALSLTQYDYDPQTTPCIYKIIAEELHSPSRQREIELYPKCLACCLYYLSLRDTYHLDLIDSVLQHEFIKNTYGKNEFAYGRELLCLDVGVELECPDYNGNRLSQKTRSRITKSNTKWTPSRERRSHSQTDKFMLEVMDSLEEILGGPHNLHAVHILPQYERADIVFGIDNNGKPSNIPAHFKELPLHLVKPPPTNEDQTLWYAVVIGGWNLFIRGEDRPVGAIVTKIRQLKRLGYKPTLVSWFNWSMMQSEQKKEFIKNMTAGKQLVRSIGQG